The genomic stretch GGGATGGATGGTCCTGGTGAGAACTTCCAGTCCTGCTGGGCAAACGTCCCCTTCCCATATTTCTGAGCAAATTGCTACCCCTCCAGTAGGGCAACATGGACAAATTCCAACTAGAAATAATCAAATCCCATGAAGCAGGACTAAATCCTATAATGCTGAATTCCAGTAACATTTTTGCTGGCctgtcttttcttattttccctaaGAGTACCTTTCCATTTACTATTCTATCATCTTCCAAGTAGCAATGCTGGTTGCCAGCTCAAAATTCTTTATGCCACCTCTCATTTGCTAGAATACATTGTCAGgctttctatattatttttaccTCTGACAATGATGTACAAAGCACTGCTGGAAAGCATCCTTTTTATTAACAGTAGTACCTTCCTAGTGGCTTATACTTCTCCTATATCCTAGCAATGAGTGTCTCATCAGGCAGATTCTGGGGGATACTTGGAGAGAGGATCCTGGCATCTACAATAAGGACATACTAATAGAGAAAGACTGAGACACTACAAACTTTTTCTGAGTGCCTTCTATGTGACTACTGCTTTCATGTACATTATTTCATGTACAACTGCAGTTTATTCCAGAACAATGAAATGCAGTATTTGTAAACGTAATCATCCCCTAGTGTAACATATTTGTTCAATGACTGACAACCTTTTCGATCCATTCATTGAGGAAGAATGTGCCAATTGTTCATCAGATTTGAGCATCTGTATCCTCCATTGTGCCTCTTAAAGTAACACAGACAGCTGTGAATCAGGAAGCATGCTGAAGCCTTTTCTATATTATACACATAATCAATGATAAATTCCATTTAATGCAAGGCTAGCTATAAAAATCCAGTGAAGCTTAGCTATTCAAGTAGGGTTTCAACTTAAATTTGGGATTTCCATTTAAATAACATCAGCAGCAGTATTAGTGTTGACAATTTATATTGTAGAACCTACATGTATTCAGACGTGCAGAAATGGTGATAGACAACAGTAAATGAAAGATATGTATATCATAagcataaaatgtaaaatttacttCTACAATTGAATTTTCCCTACAAAGAAcctagatttctttttccttttttttaagttttaggagGTACTTACCCTTAGGAAAAATCATCTAACAAGCCAGAGTTCTTTTCTgtatccttctttctctcctccctgacTCTCTTGCTTAAGCACTGttttagtctgctagggctgccgttaacaaaataccacagactgggtgtcttaaacaacagaaatttattttcttatagctctggaggctggaagtccaagatcaaggtggtaGAAGGTTTGATTTCTCCTGAGGCTTTCCTCCTTGGCtttcagatggctgccttcttgctgtgtcttcacatagcctattctgtgtgtgtgcacatctcCAGTGTCTCTACCTCTTCAAAGGACAACAGTCATATGGAATTAGGGCCtcacctttatgacctcatttaaccttaatcagCTCTTTAATAAAGGtcttatcttcaaatacagtcacattagggATTAcggtttcaacataagaattttggagggacaaaaTTCAGTCCATACAGGTACCAtacattgtttctttcttctctctctctacctgccatcttctctctgttccCAGGCAGGAGTACTATAGACCCATTTCTATTACTTGTAAACATGTAAACATCTGTTGAAGGGTTAGACACATTTAAGTTGGGCATCATGCCACAGGGCAATGGAGGAACTTTAGTCTCCACCAACAGGTAAAGTCATAGAGCTAAGGACAGAACTGGAGTTAGAATCCCTAGACTATGAGGATGAGGAATTAAGCAGCAGCTAATGTGACGAGAGATTATAATTTTGAGTCCAGAGTTAGGAAAGTGAAGAAagttttttcccttctctgtcaTCCATTTCATCCTTTCTGtattcaaaaatatcaaaaagataaTTGAAGAGAGATGCCATTTTCTTATTCCCAGGTCTCCTTGAGTTTCTCATTAGCGGTTTATGTGGAGAGATATAGAGTATTTCTCAGAGTAGAATTTGGGCCTCTTTGATGGACACCTCCAAAACCCTAGAAACCCAGTAGTCTGGTATTGGGTAGAGAGTGGGTAATGCCTGAAATGTTTCCAGTGGGCCACAGCACCACCCCACTGCTGCAGACCCACCCAGTTGACCCAACACTCCATCAGAGGCTGGTGTCGACCAACTGCCCAGGCTGTTGTAGCACCTGCTTCCTTCTGTTTATGGCATTAAGGACTTTCTTCCTGGGACCCAGCTGCATGTGTATGCTCTGAAGGTCCTCATCAGAGCAAAGCAGCAGAGCTTCCAGATCAATCTGCTCTCTCATGAAAATGGGAAGGAATTCTTCCAGGTAGTGGGACTGCAAGAACACTTCCAGGGGAGTAGCATCACTCACATCTTCCTCCCATTCCACTTCATCCTCATCCCAAGGCAGATCATCTTCACGGTTGTTTTCCGCTCCGTCTTCATCAGCCTCAGCTCCTCCTTGTCTCTGAAGCAATTCACTGGGCATTTTAAACCCCAACTCCCTCTTGCTGTCTGACATGTCTTCAGGGCTCAATATTCTGTTCCTTCTAAAAACAACACTTCCTAGACCTGGACGGTTGAGAATGGATTCGTGTTGCACCCAGCTGTCTCCCTTTACTGAGAACTGGAGCTTCTCTCTGAAGTCCCCTGAGAAGcgatcttcctcctcctcctcctcctcctgctcctctctGAACACTTCCATCACATTCTTCTGCCCACTTGTTCTCTCCTTCCCTAACGGCTCTGCTGTGTCTTTGTTCTTCTTGAACTTTATTTTAAAGGTGTCTTTAATGCCCTTAGACAGTGACCCGAATGTGTTGGAAGCAGAAGCATTTGAAAGGGATGACCTGGAGAAAGTGCCCTTGGAAGAAGAAAGAGTCCCAGATTCCTCCTTGTTGTAGGTGCGGGCCATCTTATTTTGGTGCTTCTCCTGGAGCCTCTCACACTCTTTGATCTGCCTCCTGGCATTCttctgagcctgctccttcagcCTGGTGACCTTCTTGGGGTTCATGATGTTCTGGGCAGTGGCAGCCTTATCCAAGAGACCAACACATTCATTCTGCTCTCTGCTGGCAGCAGCATCCAGTGGAGACTGGAAATCATTGTCCAGGGCAAAGATGTTGGCACCGAAGTTGATCAGAAATGAGACACAGTGGGCATGACCATTGGAGGCTGCGTAATGTAAGGGAGTATTTCCCCAGATGTCACATCTATCAGGATCCCCTctagaagagaaaatataaaaaatacatactaaTTGTTTTCTCTGAACATGaggtctaaaaaataaaaactaaaagaacaaaATGCATGTTAATCCTGCCTGGACACTGTTACAAGATAACTTCTGAAAGTCCGCATATGTCACATCCAGACATCACATGGCCAGAAACAGAAAAAGCCCATATCTACCCTGTATCTCCTTGTTAGAAGCAAGAAAAGCTTTCTAAGAAACTCCCAACATGAGCAACTTTCttgtctcattggccagaattgggCCACGTGcctaagggaaaggaaatagagctACCTTGTTTATCTTAAATCAATTAGATTTTTCCCCTGTATAGGATTACCCcatggtgtgctggtaaatgttaaCAACCAGCTCacccaggaaaaaaatcaagctcTGATTTATATAGCATgcgccaatttctgtggtgtaaatacacCACCATAGCACATTTCAAGCTCCTAATGTGACATTACTGGACACAGAATTTGGAAGAGATGCACAGTCAATTGATTATAAATTATTCCCACCACATAGATATTTAATAGATGTGCGTAATCTTAAGAGCAAAGATAACAGTAAAATGtggtaaaataattagaaagtagTAAGTTTTGACTATTacctttttaatataatttattaaattttaagtttatataattttatttttaataatggatTGTTTATCTGATTCAAACTTCCTAAAATTTAGCAGTCATCTCTCCTGAGCTGGTAAGAGCTGGTTCTGAAACTATACCTTGTACCTTAAAGGATCTTGGTCCCTAAGGTAGAAACAAGATAGAAACAAAAATTGTAACATGGAGAACACCAAGCTTGTTTCGCAGAGTATCAGGGAAACCACAGATATGCAAACAGCTTGCTGACAGCCCCTCCAACTGAGCATGAGCATCACACAGGCGCGTCGAGGGACGAGAATGACTGATAGCACACTTTGAATGTCACAGGCTGAAAATCCACTGCATGTTATGTACTGGACTTCTCCACCTCTGAAATTGCACATGCAACCCATGAAGAGGCATTAAGGACTGTCTGGCCTGTGCAAGGAACCCTTGAACTCTCGAAACTTATGTTGAAACTTACACTTACTTTCCATCAACCATTTCTGAGCACCCTCCCCCTCTTGTTCCCTACTTCCAAGATAAATACTCCATTCAAATGCCAGTCAAGGAGCCAGATCTAAAGCAGTGCCTCCTGTCTTCTTGTTTTCCACCCTGCAATAAAGCCTTTTCTCTCTGCAAAAGACCATTGCCTTGGTCTTTCCATTGCACAGTGGGCAACGAGCCCACTTGCTCAGTTCCAGTTCCAGTACAGCACTGCTACCCTCCTCTGAGTCACAGGTAGGGAAATGAAAACTGAACAAAACTGGTTCCCCATcagcaagaaagaagagaggaatggATACTGGGCAGGAAGCAAACAGTGTCTAATACAACTAATATTTGTACAAAGGGTCTATTGATTCCTCAGTTTATTTCCACATAATTATGAGTAGTTCTGCAATCGTTTAAGGTAGAATCGGGGGCATTATTAGATAGCATTATGGCCAGGGACCCCATGCCTGACACAGAATCGGGTACATGGTAGATAAAAAAGATTTGAGGAATGAATATCTACTGGAATCCTGCCCCAGGCTCTAACCCCCACCCCTTGCCCTTCTCCTGTGAGGCCTTGAGTTACAAACAGGCACAAATGAAAAGTAAAGTAATAACTTACTGTTAACTATGGCTCTGACCCCAAGCCACTGTTGAGAGCTCTGATAATACAAGTACAAAAGGGCATCTTCCTTTGCCCTAGTCTAGACTCCAAAATCAGGATCTCAGTAAACTTTGGCCGGGTTGGCCCCATGGGATGGCAGGAGAGAGAGCCTGAGAAGGCCTCTTAACATTCCTGGTAAGTAGCAGGTGGAAACAGGAGAGAAGGTCCATGCCCTTGCGACTGGCATGTTAATGCACTGTGGCCCTTCTATTTCTTGCCACTTAAAGtttggtccctggaccagcagcagcgGTAACATCCCACCAGTAACATCACCTGCAAGTTGTTAGAACTGCAGAATCTTGGACCGCATCCCAGActtcctgaatcagaaactgaaGTTTAACAGGATCCCCAGGTTAGGCTCACTGCAGGCTGAGAGCTATACTAGTTAAGGTGACCCAACCAGTGTCCTATAATTTGGTGAATCAGATTTGTAATTCCTCCATGGGAATCCTTGGCTTCTTCATGCTTTTTGGTTACAAAGCACTTACACATTCTctgcccccaccaccaccaccaagcacAATCTTTCtcttagagaaggaagaaaagaataatgaTCAGAGGGGTAAAATAAGACTCCAAGCACATAATTGATTTTCCCAGCAGTACACGGGCAATAGACCTTGGATCAGGCCTGCCTCCAAGTCTACTGGTCTCCAACACAATATGGTCTTATGTTAACTCACCTCAGCTTTTCCCTTTTACCCGCTGTGAGGCCTCAAGTTCAACTTTTCTAggactcagtgtcctcatctataaatttaGGATAATATTACCTACTCGTAGAACTATTACGTGAATCAGTCAACATACATATAGCATTAGAAACGTGCTTGGTACATAATGAATACTCAATAAACTTTACCTGTTACCATTTCCCTTGTCTCTAaactcaaaatccttaatttcatacatttatttttttctcacaccCATCTAGTAAATTCCTGCAGCACTGTGATGACTCTTGTGGCTTTTTAACACTTATAGTCTTAATTTGTCAAATATGCCCTGCCCCCCAACTAGATAATATGTCTCAGAGGGCAAAACCTGTGTCTTTTGTCCTTTGTGTGTTTTGTCCTTTATATCATCCATGTATCATAGCAGATGTCTCAAACTCAACCTAAAGAAGCCAAGAATGTAATGTAAGTAACCTAATGGGGCCAGGTTTGTTCTTTCAACAAAGTCATAATTAAGTGCAAGTTCCATCTAAAAGAATAGACATTGATCACCTGTGGCTGATTGCTACCTTGAATAAAAGCAGACACAATATTGCCAGAGTTTCCATGTTCCAAACAAAGCCAGAAATCCAGAATTTCATGTGaagctttttgatttttaaatgttggctcaaatttaagagaaaaatacagtgaagtccaaataaaacatatttgtggGCTAGATCCAGCCATAAGCTGGCAGTTGGCAACTTCCTTCTGAGCAGAGAGAACAGTGTAAGCAGATGCACATATAGGTGATGTTACATATTTGTGGCACCAGGAGTATACTTCAGTGTGACCAGAGATAGGGGAAGGGAAATAAGttcaaagaggaaggaaagaaaataaaattgaatctaaggaaagcaaatatattaaataacacAGTTCTGTTGCACAGCCTTTTTCCTGATTTAATTGTCTTGGATCAAAGGAAACCTCTTTCAACCTTAAAATAGTTGTGTATCTTAGGGGAACACAGTACCTCACTCCCAAAGATGGAGTTTCACTTCTTATATATTTTAACCAAACACCACACTCAAAAGACATAAAAGAGGGATTGTAAAACATCTAAGACATTACTGTAAACATAAACATAAGGATTAAATTTGCCTGAAATTAGATTGGGTAAGTTAAAAGAGAAAGTACTGAGAGGACTGAACTGTGGTAAGGATGTTAGAGGTATTAAAAAGTTTGGGTTAAATCTACATGCTTCAGGTCATAAAATAGTGGAATTTTCCCATCCTGAGGGATCTTAAATGATCCTTCAAGATAGGAAGAACATGAAGAAAACCTGAGGTGACTCCAAAGACTGTTCTTCTCTTAAGAAACACAAAATTCCATATTTAAAGATGAAACTGTCAGTAAGCTGATTCATGAGTTTCCCTGGTGCATTTAAGCTATTTCCACTTGAAATAAATTCTGTTTACAGACAACTTGCCAAATTGATGTACAACTTAAATCAAAATGTTTACTATTGACAAGTTGGGGGTCCTTCTAAAATCAGTCTTTGTCTTTCAATCCCTGATATCCTTCACATTTCTTGATAGAACCATTACACATACCTGTCCAGATAGTCACAAACTCATCTGATGATCTGAGTCCAGTACTGATGTTATTCAAtatattgtttccttaatctaAATGCATAACATTTTGATTTGACTTTTTTCCTatccttttttccccaaaagataAACTCAATGAAAAGATTTTAAGTAATCATATTTTGCCCTTGCTCTTTTGTAGATTAGTACATTTGggcaataatttttaaagctgGATTGCAATTATTGTCACAAAATAGgcaatttgcttatattaaattACTCTGAGAATCTGTCCcatttcagtttctctttttgAAGTTGATTTGATTATTCTGGAGttgttctcagaaaaaaaatcactctttcaagaaatgtttttCTACATAGGAAGGAATATCTAGACTCACTAGTAATCAAATAAATGCAAGTGAAAACAATGTACCACCATCTATTTGCCTATCAGATAggcaacaaataaaaagaatactaCTACTCAGTTTTGGCAGGAGTGCGAGGAAATGAACAATGCTGGAGGAAGCATAAAGTGGTTCAAATTTCCCAGCACAATATGTGCCAAAAGCCTGTAAAACATGGCACCCTTTTGAATCAATAATTCTGCCTTAAGgaatttatcctgaggaaataTCAGACCCTTGTGCAAAGATAAATGATCAAGGATGTTCATTCCAAATTATACAAAAACTGGATTCAAAGTAAATGTCATGAACAAGcaattgattaaataaattatgatgaaaccataaaacagaataccatgtagccattaaaaataatggcaTGCATCTCTACTTTTAAGTGCAAATGGTCCATGaggtattattaaataattagaaGAAGATTCCAGAACAGTTTGTATAATGTGATTGCCTTTTTAAGGGCTGAACATACGTACATTTAAGTGCATGTTCTCAAAGGGAAACGTCTGAAATGATATACCCCCAAATGTTAATGACTGAGAGAATTCATgtgatttttactttattaagTATATTTTCTAATATGACATGAAATGTTACAAAAAGTTTGTATTCCTTTGAGAATCATTAAGGAAGAAAacattacattttagaaaatgacaaaaaaaactaaaaaaaaaaagtcatgcacATTTTAAAGGCAAAATGAAATTTTGTGTTATTGAGGCCATCTTCCCAGTGTAGGATAATACATGTAATTGTTGCTTtccatctttaaaattaaaaaagaaagaaaaacaggttttAACAAAGCCAGAGTTTGGATATTAATGGTTGTCACATGATCCATGGTTCAATCAGGTAGCGGCAGGAAAACACTAAAATCATCAGACTGCAATAGACCTCAATAATTGATTCAATTTTTGATTGGTTTCCCTTTTTAGCCCCCTTAAATTTAATGGGCAATTTGTTTTCACACAAGCGCCTAAAGATTGGCTATGGTGAAAATGGGAGGTGACCTATGAAAACCCTTACAAGACATTTTTATAAGACTACACCAGGCCAACTTAACAGATCTTAAATGCTTctggagagaaggaaacaaaatctgGGATGTACTAGAATTGATCCAGAAGATAAGAGTTGAGAAGGAAGGACTAGAAAAATCAGGGTTAAAATGTTGATGCCCATAAtcagtttttaataaatataaatcaatggactGGATTTTGACATTACACTGAGAGAAATTACCATGTCAAATAAATAGGTAAAGGGTGGACTATATAACAAAATGTTTAGGGACAAATGACTAACCACTTGGAGAAGGCATAGTCAGATCATAACCCCAAATCTTAAATCAAAGAAATGatatatgaattatttaaaataaaaactaaaactaaaataagtACTAAAGAAAATATCTGTCAATATTTAGGCAGGACCTCAAAGCTGGAATTATATAGTAAATTGACAGacttaagtatataaaatatatacttaaatatattttcatttatagtaAATATCACTGTCAAAAATATGAATTATGAAttgtgaaaatatttggaaatataatgACAAAAGACTGATATTCTaactttaaaagcattttttaataaatcaatgAGAAATGTTGAAGACCCCAATATATAAGTGGGACAGGGTTATAAATACATAGTTCACAAAAGTGGAACTATTATGGCcactaaatataaaaaaattttcaacCTCACCAGTAACcaaagaaaagaacattaaagGCACATTGATATATCATTCTGGACCCATAATAACGACAAAAATGGGTGCTCACCTTCTGAAGGGCAATTTGTCAATAGACACCAAAAAAGTCTTTAAATTGTGTACATGCCAATtgatccagaaatttcactttgTAGAATTTGTTCTCAAGAAAATGTGAGCAAAGATTTACATACAAGGATAATCATCACAGTACTGTTTAAACTATGGGAAACAAGTTATTTGTCTGAAAGAGAGATGGACttagaaatgtatttatataatatatttattaactaGAATACTAAGAAGTCCctgaaaattaaattgtaaaagaatatacactg from Balaenoptera acutorostrata chromosome 15, mBalAcu1.1, whole genome shotgun sequence encodes the following:
- the ANKS4B gene encoding ankyrin repeat and SAM domain-containing protein 4B, whose product is MSTRYHQAASDSYLELLKEATKRDLNLSDEDGMTPTLLAAYHGNLEALEIICSRGGDPDRCDIWGNTPLHYAASNGHAHCVSFLINFGANIFALDNDFQSPLDAAASREQNECVGLLDKAATAQNIMNPKKVTRLKEQAQKNARRQIKECERLQEKHQNKMARTYNKEESGTLSSSKGTFSRSSLSNASASNTFGSLSKGIKDTFKIKFKKNKDTAEPLGKERTSGQKNVMEVFREEQEEEEEEEDRFSGDFREKLQFSVKGDSWVQHESILNRPGLGSVVFRRNRILSPEDMSDSKRELGFKMPSELLQRQGGAEADEDGAENNREDDLPWDEDEVEWEEDVSDATPLEVFLQSHYLEEFLPIFMREQIDLEALLLCSDEDLQSIHMQLGPRKKVLNAINRRKQVLQQPGQLVDTSL